A single window of Sparus aurata chromosome 12, fSpaAur1.1, whole genome shotgun sequence DNA harbors:
- the LOC115593142 gene encoding cytochrome c oxidase subunit 5B, mitochondrial — protein MAARLLFRGALRAATTCRAAPVPALTRGMAAGGIPTDEEQATGMERIIMKAMQEGSDPYSMMKPKEYAGSKADPHLVPSITNKRIVGCVCEEDNTAVVWFWLHQGEPQRCPSCGSHYQLVAHELPH, from the exons atggCTGCAAGGTTACTGTTCCGCGGAGCTCTGAGAGCCGCGACAACCTGCCGGGCTGCCCCGGTCCCTGCTCTGACCCGCGGCATGGCGGCTGGAG GGATCCCCACTGATGAGGAACAGGCCACAGGGATGGAGAGGATCATTATGAAGGCCATGCAGGAGGGATCG GATCCCTACAGCATGATGAAGCCGAAGGAGTACGCCGGGTCCAAGGCCGACCCCCACCTCGTTCCCTCCATCACAAACAAGAGGATTGTGGGATGCGTCT GTGAAGAAGACAACACAGCCGTGGTTTGGTTCTGGCTTCATCAGGGCGAGCCCCAGCGCTGCCCGTCCTGTGGATCCCACTACCAACTGGTGGCCCACGAGCTCCCCCACTAA
- the LOC115593007 gene encoding CD5 antigen-like produces MDRLTVLLLLLWSSGLPTEGEDSEETVRLSGGSTRCSGILEVNVGKWERVYHSGWTLKDAAIACSELDCGFAVSLEWRYEAERSSMVEIRPECIQSGSALKDCARQFDESYIFLGLLCSDSVRLVNGASLCSGRLEVKSHQSNQTWSSVCEDDVDLQDAEVVCRELGCGAPSVLKGALYGEAKGPMWTKEFQCGGHESGLLDCGSLDSARNTCSPGEAVGLTCSEPIRLVGPSRCAGTLEVKHEADWRPVFHHKDDWDLRRSAAVCRELKCGAPVSVERRTEPSDRFLWMIVSKCSMFGSSLRECAQSVYNSSILDLTCSEPLWLSGGSSRCAGTLEVNHDEDWRPVSDYDSRWTLKEAAVACGELDCGSAVSVGRRNESSDIPVWTIGFDCVQSGSVLNECVESSNSSSILDLICSGLLLLPNISVSSSKDGVSKAQQQGFQVSKGSTFNISCSVLPQYLGGSFHLTFTSSSTTRNYTQPAVNHSAHFLFPAAKRAHQGSYSCVYHLQEFSHDVSFESRALAVTVSGELSQETD; encoded by the exons ATGGATCGCCTCAcggtgttgttgctgttgctctGGAGCTCAG GACTTCCGACTGAAGGAGAAGACTCAGaag AGACGGTCAGGCTGTCGGGAGGATCCACTCGCTGTTCCGGGATACTGGAGGTGAACGTGGGAAAATGGGAGCGAGTGTATCATTCCGGATGGACCCTGAAGGACGCAGCCATTGCCTGTAGCGAGCTGGACTGTGGCTTTGCCGTTTCTTTAGAGTGGAGATACGAGGCGGAGAGGAGCTCTATGGTGGAGATCCGGCCGGAGTGTATTCAGTCTGGATCTGCTCTGAAGGACTGTGCAAGACAGTTTGACGAGAGCTACATATTTCTGGGACTCCTCTGTTCTG ACTCTGTCAGGCTGGTAAATGGGGCGAGTCTGTGCTCAGGCAGACTGGAGGTGAAGTCTCACCAGTCCAACCAGACGTGGTCCTCCGTGTGTGAAGATGACGTTGACCTGCAGGATGCAGAGGTGGTCTGTCGGGAGCTCGGCTGTGGGGCTCCTTCAGTCCTCAAGGGGGCGCTCTATGGAGAAGCGAAGGGTCCTATGTGGACCAAAGAGTTCCAGTGTGGAGGCCACGAGTCTGGTCTGCTGGACTGTGGAAGCTTAGACTCAGCTagaaacacctgctcacctggagaagctgttggactcacctgctcag AACCCATCAGGTTGGTGGGACCCAGTCGCTGTGCTGGAACGCTGGAGGTGAAACACGAGGCAGACTGGAGACCAGTGTTCCACCATAAAGACGACTGGGACCTGAGGCGAtcagctgctgtctgcagaGAACTGAAATGTGGTGCTCCTGTttctgtggagaggagaactGAACCCTCAGACAGATTTTTGTGGATGATCGTGTCTAAATGTAGCATGTTTGGCTCCAGTCTGAGAGAGTGTGCCCAGTCAGTGTACAACTCCTCCATCCTGGAtctcacctgctcag AACCGCTCTGGTTGTCGGGAGGATCCAGTCGCTGTGCAGGAACACTGGAGGTGAATCATGATGAAGACTGGAGACCGGTGAGCGACTACGACTCTAGATGGACCCTGAAGGAAGCAGCTGTCGCCTGTGGAGAGCTGGACTGTGGTTCTGCTGTTTCTGTAGGTCGGAGAAATGAGTCCTCAGACATTCCTGTGTGGACGATCGGGTTCGACTGTGTTCAGTCTGGATCTGTTCTGAATGAGTGTGTGGAATCATCTAATTCTTCCTCCATCCTGGATCTTATCTGCTCAG gcctgctgctgctgcccaacATCTCGGTGTCCTCCTCCAAGGACGGGGTCTCCAAGGCCCAGCAGCAGGGGTTCCAGGTGTCCAAGGGCTCCACCTTTAACATCAGCTGCTCCGTCCTGCCACAGTACCTGGGAGGCTCCTTCCAtctcaccttcacctcctccagcaCAACACGCAACTACACCCAACCGGCTGTCAATCACTCtgcccacttcctgtttcctgctgcaAAGCGCGCCCATCAGGGCAGCTACAGCTGTGTTTATCACCTCCAGGAATTTTCTCACGACGTCTCCTTTGAGAGCCGTGCGCTCGCCGTCACTGTCTCAGGTGAGCTGAGCCAAGAAACTGACTGA